From the Toxotes jaculatrix isolate fToxJac2 chromosome 15, fToxJac2.pri, whole genome shotgun sequence genome, one window contains:
- the si:ch211-140m22.7 gene encoding fibrous sheath CABYR-binding protein, with amino-acid sequence MAASLLRIGRLGCVKCLQAESWRSLSRAPAAVAFSAKSGGSKKSLKKNNSDKNQAKTYFDIEKLVQHKPFEVPKKEVSPATAAAAAAAAAKPASEPVPSAAAPEAAAPAVEAAAPVVEAAPPAEAVSDPGSAAETAPITEAAAEVEAASEAAPIVEAVAEAVTEAIPVVQAVAEAVVEAVPVAEAVVEAAASIAEAATVPPAGDPAAPATETVAPIAEAPVEAAAAEAVAVAAESAPEPAPVDPPVEVASEGTPAETTSAAEVPLEAAPEAPPVPVAEVAPEPVAEAAPVEVVPEPVAEAAPVEVTPEPVAEAAPVEVAPEPVAEAAPVEVAPEPVAEAAPVEVAPEPVAETAPVDVAPEPVAEAAPAEVVPEPVAEAAPAEVVPEPVVETAPAEVVPEPVAEAAPVEVAPEPVAEAAPAEVVPEPVAETAPAEVAAETAAEVSAPTVSAEELVDPAPVVAEAAGEELQAEAPPEPSEAHIDPVQKLFLDSIREYSTKSQATGGLVDAGSEYEKALAEEIAKLQRLYGGGDLTSFPEFKFTEPQLDEVSQK; translated from the exons tgtTTGCAGGCTGAGAGCTGGAGATCTCTGAGCAGAGCGCCTGCAGCTGTAGCCTTCAGTGCAAAGTCAGGAGGATCCaagaaatcactgaaaaaaaacaactcag ACAAAAACCAGGCTAAAACGTACTTCGATATAGAGAAACTTGTCCAGCACAAGCCATTTGAGGTTCCCAAGAAAGAAGTTAGTCcagcaacagctgcagcagcagctgcagctgcagctaaaCCAGCCTCAGAGCCTgtgccctctgctgctgcacctgaAGCTGCTGCCCCAGCGGTAGAAGCTGCTGCTCCAGTGGTTGAGGCCGCTCCGCCTGCTGAAGCTGTCTCTGACCCAGGCTCAGCAGCAGAAACTGCACCAATCACTGAAGCTGCCGCTGAAGTTGAAGCTGCCAGTGAAGCTGCACCTATTGTTGAAGCTGTGGCTGAAGCCGTCACTGAAGCCATACCAGTGGTTCAGGCTGTTGCTGAAGCAGTTGTTGAAGCTGTACCAGTGGCTGAAGCTGTTGTAGAAGCTGCTGCATCGATAGCTGAAGCTGCTACTGTTCCACCAGCTGGAGATCCTGCTGCCCCTGCCACGGAAACTGTAGCTCCCATTGCAGAAGCTCCTGTTGAAGCTGCTGCAGCCGAAGCCGTTGCTGTTGCAGCAGAATCAGCCCCTGAACCTGCTCCAGTAGACCCTCCTGTCGAAGTGGCTTCTGAAGGCACACCTGCAGAGACCACATCTGCTGCTGAAGTTCCTCTGGAAGCTGCTCCTGAAGCCCCTCCTGTGCCAGTTGCTGAAGTGGCCCCAGAGCCTGTGGCTGAAGCTGCTCCTGTAGAAGTGGTCCCAGAGCCTGTGGCTGAAGCTGCCCCTGTAGAAGTGACCCCAGAGCCTGTGGCTGAAGCTGCCCCTGTAGAAGTGGCCCCAGAGCCTGTGGCTGAAGCTGCCCCTGTAGAAGTGGCCCCAGAGCCTGTGGCTGAAGCTGCCCCTGTAGAAGTGGCCCCAGAGCCTGTGGCTGAAACTGCCCCTGTAGACGTGGCCCCAGAGCCTGTGGCTGAAGCTGCTCCTGCTGAAGTGGTCCCAGAGCCTGTGGCTGAAGCTGCTCCTGCTGAAGTGGTCCCAGAGCCTGTGGTTGAAACTGCCCCTGCTGAAGTGGTCCCAGAGCCTGTAGCTGAAGCCGCCCCTGTAGAAGTGGCCCCAGAGCCTGTGGCTGAAGCTGCTCCTGCTGAAGTGGTCCCAGAGCCTGTGGCTGAAACTGCCCCTGCTGAAGTAGCTGCTGAGACTGCAGCTGAAGTTTCAGCCCCTACGGTGAGCGCTGAGGAGCTGGTGGACCCTGCTCCAGTCGTAGCTGAAGCTGcaggagaggagctgcaggcGGAGGCCCCACCTGAACCATCTGAGG CTCATATAGACCCTGTTCAGAAGCTCTTCCTGGACTCTATACGCGAGTACTCCACAAAAAGCCA GGCTACTGGGGGGCTAGTCGATGCGGGGTCAGAGTATGAGAAGGCTTTGGCAGAGGAGATAGCAAAGCTCCAGAGACTCTATGGTGGCGGAGACCTCACATCTTTCCCAGAGTTCAAATTCACAG agcccCAGTTGGATGAAGTTTCTCAGAAGTGA